A genomic region of Gammaproteobacteria bacterium contains the following coding sequences:
- a CDS encoding TetR family transcriptional regulator, whose amino-acid sequence MTVLSTKERILDTTEKIISEKGFSGISLRSLSNIAQTNLAAVNYHFGNKEKLIEEMLERRLNNLFELRIKLLDELESGSDSPCNLRQILEAFIAPALTMSNDNHQGGKRFMQVLARAYAEKSEFLHELLSKKYANVIKRFATALQRACPELDKKVIFWRFHFIMGALVYVMADFGASSRSGGMSDSEYFNTCCNELIDFAQCSLQNSLEK is encoded by the coding sequence ATGACTGTTTTATCAACAAAAGAGAGAATTCTCGACACAACAGAAAAAATAATCTCTGAGAAAGGTTTTTCAGGAATTTCACTAAGAAGCCTCAGCAATATTGCTCAAACAAATCTTGCCGCAGTTAATTATCATTTTGGTAATAAGGAAAAGTTAATAGAAGAAATGCTTGAAAGAAGATTGAATAATCTTTTTGAATTGCGTATTAAGCTACTTGATGAGTTGGAATCCGGCTCAGATTCCCCTTGCAATTTAAGACAAATTCTCGAAGCATTTATTGCCCCTGCGCTTACAATGAGTAACGACAATCATCAAGGTGGCAAAAGATTCATGCAAGTTCTTGCCAGAGCTTATGCTGAAAAAAGCGAGTTTCTTCATGAGTTGTTAAGTAAAAAATATGCTAATGTCATTAAACGCTTTGCGACCGCACTTCAAAGAGCTTGTCCGGAACTGGACAAAAAAGTGATTTTCTGGAGATTTCATTTCATTATGGGTGCGCTTGTCTATGTTATGGCAGATTTTGGAGCCTCCAGCCGTAGTGGCGGAATGAGTGATTCCGAATATTTCAACACATGTTGTAACGAACTTATTGATTTTGCTCAATGTTCTTTACAAAATAGTCTTGAAAAATAA
- the ndk gene encoding nucleoside-diphosphate kinase, whose product MAIQRTLSIIKPDAVAKNVIGKIYQRFEDAGLKVVASKMKHLSQKEAEGFYAVHKDRPFFGELVAFMTSGPVMVQVLEGEEAIAKNRELMGATNPAEAAPGTIRADFAQSIDANAVHGSDAAETAAVEIAYFFSSTELCPR is encoded by the coding sequence ATGGCAATACAACGTACTTTGTCAATTATCAAGCCGGATGCAGTAGCAAAAAACGTAATTGGAAAAATCTATCAAAGATTTGAAGATGCGGGATTAAAAGTTGTTGCTTCTAAAATGAAGCACTTGAGCCAAAAAGAAGCCGAAGGCTTTTATGCAGTTCACAAAGACAGACCATTTTTTGGTGAATTGGTTGCTTTTATGACTTCAGGTCCTGTCATGGTTCAGGTTTTGGAAGGCGAGGAAGCAATTGCAAAAAACCGTGAGTTGATGGGAGCGACTAACCCTGCTGAAGCAGCACCTGGTACTATCCGTGCGGATTTCGCGCAAAGTATTGATGCAAATGCAGTGCATGGGTCTGATGCCGCTGAAACTGCAGCTGTTGAAATTGCTTACTTTTTCTCCAGCACAGAATTGTGCCCAAGATAA
- the rlmN gene encoding 23S rRNA (adenine(2503)-C(2))-methyltransferase RlmN has translation MVGDKINLLGLDRAALERLFARIGEQKYRAAQFMKALYHHYQTEFDSLTTFSKSLRAKMQEFASLAVPQVISEKISDDGTIKWLMQMYEGNAIETVYIPEKNRGTLCISSQIGCSLNCSFCATGAQGFNRHLSTDEIVGQVWVAASRLGQSTKNRKITNIVLMGMGEPLANYSNVLPALKIFVDDFGFGFANRRVTVSTSGMVPYIQQLNKDIDVSLAISLHAPNDELRNQLVPLNKKYNIKELLSACSDFIKDKRKAKITIEYTLIKGVNDQPEHARSLVKLLSKIPCKINLIPFNPFPGNDYQRPDYDTVEQFQNICEKSRIVTTVRRTRGDDIDAACGQLAGDFMDRTRRSNNTLLKLKVS, from the coding sequence TTGGTCGGTGATAAAATAAATCTTCTCGGCTTGGATCGAGCTGCACTGGAGCGTTTGTTTGCCAGAATTGGTGAGCAAAAATATCGTGCGGCTCAATTTATGAAAGCTCTTTATCATCATTATCAAACTGAATTTGATAGTTTAACCACTTTCAGTAAATCCTTAAGAGCTAAAATGCAGGAGTTTGCATCTCTTGCCGTGCCTCAAGTCATCAGTGAAAAAATATCTGATGATGGTACGATAAAATGGCTCATGCAAATGTACGAAGGCAACGCTATTGAGACGGTTTATATTCCGGAAAAAAATCGTGGAACACTCTGCATTTCATCTCAAATTGGTTGTTCTCTAAATTGTTCTTTCTGTGCAACCGGAGCTCAGGGGTTTAACCGTCATCTATCGACAGATGAAATCGTCGGTCAAGTCTGGGTCGCTGCCAGTCGTTTAGGCCAATCAACGAAAAATAGGAAAATCACAAATATCGTTTTGATGGGAATGGGTGAGCCATTAGCCAATTATTCCAATGTCCTTCCTGCTTTGAAGATATTCGTTGATGATTTTGGTTTCGGGTTTGCTAATCGCAGAGTGACTGTCAGTACATCTGGAATGGTTCCGTATATCCAGCAACTCAATAAAGATATTGATGTTTCATTGGCAATTTCTCTTCATGCTCCCAATGATGAATTGAGAAATCAATTGGTACCTCTTAATAAAAAGTATAATATCAAAGAATTATTATCTGCTTGCTCGGATTTTATTAAGGATAAGCGAAAAGCAAAAATCACAATTGAATACACGCTCATCAAAGGAGTTAATGATCAACCCGAGCATGCCAGAAGCCTTGTAAAACTGTTGTCTAAAATTCCTTGTAAAATTAATTTGATACCATTCAACCCATTTCCCGGGAATGATTACCAAAGACCGGATTATGACACAGTTGAGCAATTCCAAAATATATGTGAAAAAAGCCGAATCGTCACTACAGTAAGAAGAACAAGAGGTGATGACATTGATGCTGCTTGCGGTCAATTGGCAGGTGACTTTATGGACAGGACCAGACGTTCAAATAATACATTACTCAAACTAAAGGTTTCATAG
- the pilW gene encoding type IV pilus biogenesis/stability protein PilW encodes MKKQYSKLLLISILSVLIIGCGKPSTRKTTENSRTEAVKQVDSTSAEKINVDLGVGYLQRGKPGDLDIALEKFKRAVLINPKFSLAHSMLATVYDRKGLFDSAEKHYKLSIKYNNGSPDIINNYANFLCQRGKYQEAVDKYLEVVKNSQYKTPAAAYENAGVCSYRAKNEEQAEKYFRMALQENKTQPNSLYYLLKISLNKQEYMKSRAFLQRLEQVIPASEEMLISGYKIENGLGNTKLAANYLTKLQKKFPKSDFLKIIN; translated from the coding sequence ATGAAAAAACAATATTCAAAACTTTTATTAATTTCGATTTTGTCAGTTTTGATTATTGGATGCGGGAAACCTTCCACCAGAAAAACGACTGAAAACAGTCGAACAGAAGCAGTCAAACAGGTTGACTCAACATCAGCAGAAAAAATTAACGTTGATTTGGGTGTTGGTTATTTACAAAGAGGCAAACCCGGTGATCTCGATATTGCTCTCGAGAAATTTAAACGGGCTGTATTGATAAATCCCAAATTTTCATTAGCGCATTCAATGTTAGCAACGGTTTATGATCGTAAAGGTCTTTTTGACAGTGCAGAAAAACACTATAAACTTTCGATAAAATACAATAATGGAAGTCCTGATATTATAAATAATTATGCTAATTTTCTTTGTCAAAGAGGTAAATATCAGGAGGCAGTTGACAAGTATCTTGAAGTTGTAAAAAACTCGCAATACAAAACACCGGCAGCCGCTTATGAAAATGCGGGTGTTTGTTCCTACCGTGCAAAGAATGAAGAACAAGCCGAAAAATACTTCAGAATGGCTCTGCAGGAAAACAAAACACAACCTAATTCATTGTATTACTTGCTTAAAATTAGTTTGAACAAACAGGAATATATGAAATCAAGAGCTTTCTTGCAAAGATTAGAGCAGGTCATTCCTGCTTCCGAAGAAATGCTGATATCTGGATATAAAATTGAAAACGGACTTGGAAATACTAAACTAGCTGCGAATTACTTGACCAAATTACAGAAAAAATTCCCCAAATCTGATTTTCTAAAAATAATAAACTGA
- a CDS encoding DUF4115 domain-containing protein codes for MQAENENNLRQLREAKNLSISQVAAKLKLTTSAIEKLESSEFASLGAYTYVRGYLKNYADLLEVDAEKLIGLLPRKEMEVPLINTKSNVAKSVKFKRHSKNFASYAIGTFIFVAICFSGWFLLKNYPVSKKNEESIQIADNKTLEITPPANKPENENTDTANSDNYHYSSLIPSESVNSQQAQNNESETSTASSPDSLAIPSKDEVLSLGGDEEAIQNLSEVNDTLTAKYQIQVIATETSWVKVEHLNGNKLHNDLLNPGFVNLESDEKVHFRIGNKDNVRVVINGEEIDLSKYSRKNIADFNWPVDG; via the coding sequence ATGCAGGCAGAAAACGAAAATAATTTGAGACAACTTCGGGAAGCGAAGAATCTCAGCATTAGCCAGGTGGCAGCGAAATTGAAGCTGACAACCAGCGCTATAGAAAAACTGGAAAGTAGCGAATTTGCATCACTTGGTGCGTACACTTATGTTCGTGGCTACTTAAAAAACTATGCTGACTTGCTAGAAGTAGATGCTGAAAAACTCATAGGTTTGTTACCTCGTAAAGAAATGGAAGTTCCACTGATTAATACCAAGTCTAATGTAGCGAAAAGCGTTAAATTTAAACGTCATTCTAAAAATTTCGCCAGTTATGCTATCGGAACATTTATATTCGTCGCTATTTGTTTTAGTGGTTGGTTTTTATTAAAAAATTATCCTGTTTCCAAAAAAAATGAAGAGTCGATACAAATAGCCGACAATAAAACATTGGAAATCACTCCTCCGGCTAATAAACCTGAAAACGAAAATACAGATACAGCTAATTCAGATAATTATCATTATTCCTCATTAATTCCTTCTGAATCAGTTAACAGCCAGCAAGCGCAAAATAACGAATCTGAAACAAGTACAGCCTCATCGCCTGATAGCTTGGCGATTCCGTCAAAAGATGAAGTTTTATCATTAGGTGGCGATGAAGAAGCTATCCAGAATTTATCAGAAGTGAATGATACACTCACTGCAAAGTATCAAATTCAAGTGATAGCTACTGAAACCAGCTGGGTTAAAGTTGAACATTTAAATGGAAACAAATTGCATAATGATTTGTTAAATCCGGGTTTTGTAAATCTGGAATCTGATGAAAAAGTTCACTTTAGAATTGGTAACAAAGATAATGTCAGGGTTGTTATCAACGGTGAAGAAATTGATTTATCGAAATACTCAAGAAAGAATATTGCCGATTTTAACTGGCCGGTAGATGGTTAA
- the hisS gene encoding histidine--tRNA ligase gives MSKNTKQIKRIRGMYDVLPADVWIWQKLESTISRVFTSYNFSEIRLPLVEETRLFQTAIGEVTDVVEREMFSFPDRSGTSLTLRPEGTAGCVRAVIQNDLCNRGLTQKLWYNGPMFRYERPQKGRNRQFTQVGAEIFNMENPEADAELLLMSSRLWKELGLPNVRLEINSLGTDSSRSQYREVLISYFKEHIEILDEDAKRRLETNPLRILDSKNPAMRTVIENAPLLTEYLDNESIEHFTKVKSILDQCRIPYIENPKLVRGLDYYCKTVFEWITDDLGAQGTICAGGRYDSLVERQGGKPTPAVGFAMGLDRIVELIKDLNLWQQHSSVDAVLIVDNAIDSALASQFSEKIRESLPGINLFVNQSGGSFKSQFKKADKLNADFAIILGENEIKNDFITVKSLKNKDLGQQELQYNNFVEFMKTNANLRES, from the coding sequence TTGAGTAAAAACACGAAACAAATTAAACGAATCCGAGGGATGTATGACGTGCTCCCCGCAGATGTTTGGATTTGGCAAAAACTGGAATCGACAATTTCCAGAGTTTTCACCTCTTATAACTTTTCAGAAATCAGGCTGCCACTTGTTGAGGAAACCAGATTATTTCAAACAGCCATTGGTGAAGTGACTGATGTTGTTGAGCGTGAAATGTTTAGTTTTCCGGATCGTTCCGGAACATCTTTGACCTTGAGACCGGAAGGAACTGCCGGTTGTGTTAGAGCCGTGATTCAAAACGATTTATGTAATCGAGGACTCACTCAAAAACTATGGTATAACGGCCCGATGTTTCGTTATGAAAGACCACAAAAAGGTCGAAACCGACAGTTCACTCAAGTCGGTGCTGAGATATTTAACATGGAAAATCCCGAAGCTGATGCTGAATTGTTGCTGATGTCTTCAAGACTATGGAAAGAACTTGGTTTGCCAAATGTTCGACTAGAGATAAACTCATTAGGTACAGATTCTTCAAGAAGTCAATATCGTGAAGTGTTGATTTCTTATTTTAAAGAACATATCGAGATTCTCGATGAAGATGCAAAAAGACGTCTTGAAACCAATCCATTAAGGATTTTAGATTCAAAAAATCCGGCCATGCGTACCGTCATTGAAAATGCTCCGTTACTGACGGAATATTTGGATAACGAATCAATTGAGCACTTTACAAAAGTAAAATCAATCCTCGATCAATGCAGAATACCGTATATTGAAAATCCCAAGTTAGTCAGGGGTTTAGACTATTATTGCAAAACGGTGTTTGAATGGATAACCGATGATTTAGGGGCTCAAGGAACGATTTGTGCCGGAGGCAGATATGATTCTCTGGTAGAAAGGCAAGGCGGTAAACCAACACCGGCTGTCGGTTTTGCAATGGGTCTGGATCGAATTGTTGAGTTGATTAAAGATTTAAATTTATGGCAACAACATAGTTCTGTAGATGCTGTGTTAATTGTTGATAATGCCATTGACTCTGCCTTAGCAAGTCAATTCTCTGAAAAAATCAGAGAGAGTTTGCCAGGAATTAATTTATTTGTGAATCAAAGTGGTGGAAGTTTTAAGTCTCAGTTTAAAAAAGCAGATAAACTGAATGCAGACTTTGCTATCATATTGGGAGAAAATGAAATAAAGAATGATTTTATTACTGTCAAGTCATTGAAAAATAAAGATTTAGGGCAACAAGAATTACAATACAATAACTTTGTTGAGTTTATGAAAACGAATGCCAACTTAAGAGAAAGTTAA
- a CDS encoding SPOR domain-containing protein, with product METELKQRLIGASVIIALAVIFVPMLFDDSKVNQNQTLSIKIPDQPSDLKHKSIAIEPVNNQDTQSAEINSQTPDSNTTQETASEIKPVVKKEEQIIDVVDNSLNDKKPENQNKPESNQANKTESKDEKPITKIEKKPEITETQPDIVSANSSGSEFGCRLQYGVFSQQKNAQQLKAKLLNKGYSAVVVKDLDKEVYKVYSEMLDSSSEAEKLSQKIVALKLNIGKPVIENLDEEAFNSLLDTGWIVQIGIYSNKKNSLAQRDEIRKSGFLCFVDEIIASGNNQYRVRVGPYATRDEAKDAEKQLLDKLKLKGLVKPHEKQKVISK from the coding sequence ATGGAAACTGAATTAAAACAAAGACTCATTGGTGCCTCAGTCATCATTGCATTGGCGGTTATCTTTGTGCCGATGCTATTTGATGATTCAAAAGTAAATCAAAACCAGACTCTTTCTATCAAAATTCCGGATCAGCCAAGTGACCTTAAACACAAATCCATAGCGATAGAACCTGTAAATAATCAGGATACACAAAGTGCTGAAATAAATTCACAAACTCCAGATTCAAACACAACTCAGGAGACAGCATCAGAAATTAAACCGGTGGTAAAAAAAGAAGAGCAAATTATTGACGTTGTAGATAATTCTTTGAATGATAAAAAGCCGGAAAATCAGAACAAGCCAGAATCAAACCAGGCAAATAAAACTGAGAGTAAAGACGAGAAACCAATCACAAAAATTGAGAAAAAGCCTGAAATCACTGAAACTCAGCCGGATATAGTGAGTGCGAATTCATCCGGCTCGGAATTTGGTTGTCGCTTGCAATATGGTGTGTTTTCTCAACAAAAAAACGCCCAGCAATTAAAGGCTAAATTACTGAATAAAGGATATAGCGCAGTTGTAGTAAAGGACTTGGATAAGGAAGTGTATAAGGTTTATTCTGAGATGTTGGATTCATCGAGTGAAGCTGAAAAACTCAGTCAAAAGATTGTCGCACTCAAGTTAAATATTGGAAAACCAGTTATAGAAAATCTTGATGAAGAAGCATTTAACTCGTTGCTTGATACCGGCTGGATTGTACAGATTGGTATTTATAGCAATAAAAAGAACTCGTTGGCTCAACGTGATGAGATAAGAAAATCGGGATTTTTATGTTTTGTGGATGAAATTATAGCTTCAGGCAATAATCAATATCGGGTAAGAGTTGGTCCTTACGCGACCAGAGATGAAGCCAAAGACGCTGAAAAACAATTGCTTGATAAACTAAAATTAAAAGGGCTTGTAAAACCTCATGAAAAACAAAAGGTAATTAGCAAATGA
- a CDS encoding CvpA family protein, whose amino-acid sequence MNWLDYVFIGILAISVIISIFRGLTKEVLSLLIWVVAFWLAYHYVDVGAKYLESYIELPSARHLIAFVAILIAALFLGSIINFILGKLIKSTGLSGTDRFFGMFFGLLRGVVIIIVIAFFVRATPLSEDPWWQNSKLVPYAGKIAEWARVRMPESFSKYFSFIENNKVVEQTSEMLKKAAENVESSKQLDQLMQSLSDNEAETNDQTEGGSN is encoded by the coding sequence ATGAATTGGCTAGATTATGTGTTTATCGGAATCCTTGCAATTTCTGTAATCATTAGTATTTTCAGGGGATTAACTAAGGAAGTCTTATCGTTATTAATTTGGGTTGTTGCTTTTTGGTTAGCGTATCATTATGTTGATGTCGGAGCTAAATATCTGGAATCTTACATTGAGCTTCCTTCAGCCAGGCATTTGATTGCATTTGTAGCTATTTTAATTGCTGCATTATTTTTAGGAAGCATCATTAACTTTATTCTAGGAAAACTGATTAAATCTACCGGTCTGAGCGGTACGGATCGTTTTTTTGGAATGTTCTTTGGTTTGTTAAGAGGGGTTGTTATTATCATTGTGATTGCTTTCTTCGTCAGAGCCACACCACTTTCTGAAGATCCTTGGTGGCAAAACTCAAAACTGGTACCCTACGCAGGAAAGATTGCCGAATGGGCAAGAGTAAGAATGCCGGAGAGTTTTTCAAAGTATTTTTCATTTATCGAAAATAATAAAGTTGTGGAGCAAACATCAGAAATGCTTAAAAAGGCTGCGGAAAATGTGGAATCAAGCAAACAACTGGATCAATTAATGCAAAGTTTATCCGATAATGAAGCAGAGACTAATGACCAAACAGAAGGAGGTTCCAACTGA
- the purF gene encoding amidophosphoribosyltransferase, which produces MCGVVGVVSQSDVASTIYECLTVLQHRGQDAAGIATCENRRIALVKDNGLVRDVFNAENVKKLHGNMGIGHTRYPTAGGDNRLEAQPFYVNSPYGIVLAHNGNLVNTEKLRRELFEEDRRHINTGSDSEVLLNVLAHELQKNHEIELKADMVFKAITNLNKRCVGGYAVVAMVPGHGVIGFRDPNGIRPLVLGKKTINGQDEYILASESVALDLHGYKLIDDVQPGEAVLLGLDGTLYRQQCAEKKQHTPCIFEFVYFAREDSIMDNISVHKARLRMGEHLADKILREMPDHDIDVVIPIPDTSRTSAIPLAYRLGVKFREGFVKNRYIGRTFIMPGQAERVKSVRRKLNAIELEFKGKNVLLIDDSIVRGTTSTQIIQMAREAGAKKVYFASAAPPVRYPNIYGIDMPAPKELVAFNRTEEEVTEILGADKVIYQSLDDLVAACSNDSKYVKNFDTSCFSNEYITQVDDDYFERLEKIRSDEAKRKAS; this is translated from the coding sequence ATGTGTGGAGTGGTTGGTGTTGTTAGTCAAAGTGATGTGGCTTCTACAATTTATGAATGTCTGACAGTATTACAGCATCGGGGACAGGATGCAGCAGGGATAGCAACCTGTGAGAATCGCAGAATCGCATTGGTCAAGGATAATGGCTTGGTCAGAGATGTCTTTAATGCTGAAAATGTAAAAAAGCTTCATGGAAATATGGGCATTGGTCACACTCGTTATCCGACAGCGGGTGGCGATAATCGCTTGGAAGCCCAACCTTTTTATGTCAACTCACCATACGGGATTGTTCTTGCTCACAATGGTAATTTAGTTAATACCGAAAAACTCAGACGGGAACTGTTTGAGGAAGATCGAAGACACATCAATACCGGTTCAGATTCCGAAGTCCTGCTGAATGTATTAGCACATGAATTACAGAAAAATCATGAAATTGAATTAAAAGCGGATATGGTTTTTAAAGCCATTACCAATTTAAATAAACGCTGCGTCGGAGGCTATGCTGTTGTGGCTATGGTTCCCGGGCATGGAGTGATTGGTTTTCGTGATCCAAATGGTATCAGACCTTTGGTTTTGGGCAAAAAAACAATCAATGGCCAAGATGAATACATTCTTGCATCCGAAAGTGTGGCTTTGGATTTGCATGGTTATAAACTTATAGATGATGTCCAGCCGGGTGAAGCGGTATTGCTAGGACTTGATGGAACTTTATACCGTCAGCAATGTGCTGAGAAAAAACAGCACACGCCTTGTATCTTTGAATTTGTTTATTTTGCCCGTGAAGACTCCATTATGGATAATATTTCTGTCCATAAAGCTCGTTTGCGCATGGGTGAGCATCTGGCAGATAAAATTTTGCGAGAGATGCCGGATCATGATATTGATGTGGTGATTCCAATTCCTGATACTTCTAGGACGAGTGCTATTCCTCTGGCTTATCGTTTGGGTGTTAAGTTTCGTGAAGGTTTTGTGAAGAACCGTTATATCGGCAGAACTTTTATCATGCCCGGACAAGCTGAAAGAGTGAAATCCGTTCGTCGCAAACTAAATGCCATTGAATTAGAGTTCAAAGGTAAAAATGTTCTCTTGATTGATGATTCAATCGTTCGCGGAACCACCTCAACTCAAATCATTCAAATGGCAAGGGAAGCAGGGGCAAAAAAAGTTTATTTTGCCTCGGCAGCTCCTCCGGTTCGCTATCCTAATATTTATGGAATTGATATGCCAGCTCCTAAAGAATTAGTCGCCTTCAATCGAACTGAAGAAGAAGTAACGGAAATCTTGGGAGCAGACAAAGTCATTTACCAATCTTTAGATGATTTGGTTGCTGCTTGTTCGAATGATAGCAAATATGTGAAAAACTTTGATACATCCTGTTTTTCCAATGAATACATCACACAAGTCGATGATGACTATTTTGAAAGACTGGAAAAAATTCGTAGTGATGAAGCCAAAAGAAAAGCATCGTAA
- the ubiH gene encoding 2-octaprenyl-6-methoxyphenyl hydroxylase — MKPKEKHRNFDVTIVGGGLVGMACALTLSKLGLTINLIEHTENSHNSHPSYDDRTLVVNQASIRFWQNLGIWENLLDDITPIKQVHVSNKGHFGVVKFDASDFEIDELAFIVEAKKLGMSLYQKVIDNQSINLICPAKFLEFNNLDDSIEIKYQFESEEFTDKSTLMIAADGIQSGIRKTLNLPTEVKSYERTAIICNITPELKHNHCAYERLTKEGPTALLPFMNNRCGFVWSVKSSEADEIMSLSDSEFLKRAQTQFGYRLGRFLKVGKRSCYPLYFVKVPQQTSNRVVLMGNAAHGVSPVSAQGLNLAVRDIANLVDVMELAIEKNNDIGSVQVLEKYQQSVDTDQTQTMQYTDDLMEWFKLDEPVINKIRSLGLFSLQQSNVAKMELFKRASGYRGLTPKLLRQS, encoded by the coding sequence ATGAAGCCAAAAGAAAAGCATCGTAATTTCGACGTCACCATCGTTGGTGGTGGACTGGTAGGTATGGCATGTGCCTTAACTTTGTCAAAACTCGGTTTAACAATCAATCTTATAGAACATACAGAAAACAGTCACAACTCACATCCAAGTTATGATGATCGGACATTAGTGGTCAATCAGGCATCCATTCGGTTTTGGCAAAATTTAGGAATCTGGGAAAATCTTCTTGATGATATCACACCAATTAAACAGGTTCATGTTTCAAATAAAGGACATTTTGGTGTTGTAAAATTTGATGCTTCTGACTTTGAAATTGATGAATTGGCGTTTATTGTCGAAGCAAAAAAACTAGGAATGTCGCTTTACCAAAAAGTCATTGATAATCAAAGTATTAATCTGATTTGCCCGGCAAAATTTTTGGAATTCAACAACTTAGATGATTCTATTGAAATAAAGTATCAATTCGAATCTGAGGAATTTACAGATAAAAGCACATTGATGATTGCTGCTGATGGTATTCAATCGGGAATTCGTAAAACACTTAATTTACCGACTGAAGTTAAATCCTATGAAAGGACAGCCATTATTTGCAACATCACTCCCGAACTCAAACACAATCATTGTGCCTATGAACGATTAACCAAAGAAGGACCGACAGCATTATTACCTTTCATGAATAATCGTTGTGGCTTTGTTTGGTCGGTTAAAAGTTCCGAAGCTGATGAAATCATGTCACTTTCCGATTCAGAGTTTTTAAAAAGGGCACAAACTCAATTTGGTTATCGTTTAGGTCGCTTTTTGAAAGTTGGCAAAAGAAGTTGTTATCCCTTGTATTTTGTCAAAGTGCCACAGCAAACTTCCAATCGGGTTGTTTTGATGGGTAACGCCGCTCATGGTGTCAGCCCGGTTTCAGCTCAAGGTTTAAATTTAGCGGTCAGAGATATTGCAAATCTGGTGGACGTTATGGAATTGGCGATTGAAAAAAATAATGATATTGGTAGTGTACAAGTATTGGAAAAATATCAACAAAGTGTCGATACAGATCAAACTCAAACCATGCAATACACTGATGATCTGATGGAATGGTTTAAACTGGATGAGCCGGTAATTAATAAAATTCGATCTTTGGGATTATTTTCCTTACAACAATCCAATGTCGCAAAAATGGAGCTTTTCAAGCGAGCATCCGGCTATCGTGGTTTAACTCCCAAATTACTGAGGCAATCATGA